A window of Fusarium falciforme chromosome 1, complete sequence genomic DNA:
AAGCTGCCGCTGCGAaagaggccgaggcggctgctattgcagaggaggaggcagagcTCGCAGCGCTTGCTGCTaagaaggcaaagaaggGTAAACTCACCAAGAAGGATACGGAGAGGTTCAACATTCTCACAGAGAACGCTGCACAACGACAAGCTGCCAGAGAAgccgaggaggctgccgctgccgccgctgccgaggAGAAAGCAGCACAGGAGGCAGAAGAGGCAGCTGCAGCGGAGGCAGCAGAGGCTGAAGCAGTGGCTGCCCGTGAAGCTGAGGCGGCTGTTAttgctgaagaagaagctgaattGGCTGCAttggctgccaagaaggccaagaaaggCAAACTGGGCAAGAAGGATACCGAACGATTTACTGTCTTGACTGAGAATGCGGAAAAACGAGCCCAGGAAGCTGCCGAAGCACAAGCTGCTCAGGAAGCCGAAGATGCTGCAGCAGCTGAGCCCGAAGCCGAAGAACCACCCCCCGAAGAGGCACCCGAGGAACCTCCCGCAGAAGAGCCGCCTGCCGAGGAACCCCCAGTCGAGGAGCCCGACGAAaccgctgctgctgaagcTGATGAAGCTGCTGCTCAGGAAGCAGCCGAAGCAGCCGAAGCAGCGGAGGCTGCAGCTCGTGAGGCAGCGGAGGCagcagaggaggaagctgagTTGACTGCCTTGATAGCTAAGAAAGATAGGAGGGGCAAACTTGGCAAGAAGGATACAGACCGGTTCAACGCTCTCACTGAAAACGCGGCCAAACGGGCGGAAAAGgcggcagaggaagaagccgctGCACAAGCCGCTGCAGAGGCTGAAGAGCAAGCGGCCCGAGAAGCTGAGGAGCAAGCAGCTAAGGAGGCCGAAgaagctgctgccgctgaagCTGCCGCTGCAGAAGAAACCGCTGCTCAAGAAGccgctgaagctgaagctgctgCAATTGctgcagaagaagcagagctTACTGCCCTGACAGCTaagaaggaaaggaaggGCAAGCTTACAAAGAAGGATACTGAAAGATTCAATATCCTTACTGAAAATGCTGCTCAACGGGCAGCGAAGGCTGCAGAAGAGGCTGCCGCGCTCGCCGAAGCTGAAGAGGCTGCCGCGgccgaggctgctgctgcagaagctgccgctgcagaagaggccgccgccgcagaggctgcagaagctgaagcagcGGAAATTgcacaagaagaagccgagctGGCTGCTCTAGCCGAAAAGAAAGCTAAGAAGGGGAAGCTAGGGAAAAAGGATACCGAACGATTTAATCTTCTTACCGAGAACGCGAATCAAAGGGCTGAAAAGGCAGCTGAAGATCAAACTGCTAGGGAAGCCGAAGAAGCTGTAGCTGCCGCCGAGACTGATGAGGCGGAAGAAGCTGCGGAGCCACCCTCAGAAGAGcctccagagccagagccagaggaagagccagaggaagaggaggctgcAGAGCTGGAACCAGACGAAGCCCCTGCCCCAGACGATGCTGAGGCAgaagatgctgctgctgctgaggaggctgCAGCTCTCGAAGCTGCGGAAGCCGAAGCCGCTGCTGCGATTGCGGCAGAAGAGCAAGAGCTAGCAGACCTGGAGGCAAAGAAGGCCAGGAAAGGCAAGCTGGGCAAAAAGGATACCGAGCGTTTCAAGACCCTTACAGAAAACGCTGCCAAACGAGCCGAAGAGGCGGCCGAGAAGCAAGCGGccgaagaagctgcagaagcagaggctgccgaagaagctgcagctgccgaagccgccgctgctgaagctgccgaggcagaggctgctgccgccgccgaagctgcagaagcagaggctgccgaggccGAAGAAGCTGCCGTGATTGcacaggaagaagaggagttgGCTTCACTGGAAGCCAAAAAGGAGAGGAAAGGCAAACTTGGGAAAAAGGACACAGCACGCTTTACACTGCTCACAGAGAACAAGGCTGCTagggaggccaaggccgctgAAGAGCAAGCTGCCaaagaagctgaagaagctgccGCTGCGGAGGCCGAAGCCGCAGCTGCTGCAGCAGCTGAAGAGGAAGCAGCCAGAgaggctgaagaagctgcaaTCGCcgctgaggaagaagaattAGTTGCCCTTTCAGCTAAGAAGGCTAGGAAGGGCAAGCTAGGGCGAAAGGATACTGAACGCTTCGCTGTTCTAACCGAGAATGCTGCAAAACGAGCGGAGGAACAAGCAGCTCGTGAAGCTGAAGCCGCTGCCGAGGACCCAGCGGCTGAGGAAGCTGCTccggaggaagaagacgctccagctgaggaggctgaggaagcTGAAGAACCAGCTCCGGAGACGGAAGAGCCTGTAGAGGACACCCCTGAAGAGCCGGCAGAAGAATCCCCTGAAGAACCAATCCCAGATGTCGACGAAACCGAAGAGGCGGCAAAACAAGCTGAGGAGCAAGCTGCTAAAGAAGCCgctgaggccgaggctgctGCTATTGCTGCCGAAGAGGAAGCAGAGCTTGCGGCGCTCGAGGCGAAGAAGGCTCGAAAAGGGAAATTAGGGAGGAAGGATACTGAACGCTTTGTCCTCCTCACCGACAACATCGCCAAGCGCGCCGAAGAGCAAGCAGCCCGAGAAGCCGAGGAGCAAGCAGCTAAGGAGGCCGAAGAAACCGCTGCCGCTgaagctgccgctgccgaagctgccgccgccgaagaagctgcagcGAGAGAAGCCGCTGAGGCTGAAGCTGCTGCCATTTctgctgctgaagaagatgaacttGCGAAACTGGAGGCAAAGAAAGCTCGGAAGGGAAAACTAGGGAAGAAAGATACTGAAAGGCATGCTCTTCTCACTGAGAATATCGCCAAGCGTGCCGAAGAGCAAGCTGCCAGAGAAGCAGAGAaagctgctgccgctgaagctgctgaggaggaagccCCTGCCGAAGACGAGCctgttgaagaagaggccggtgaagaagaggctgctgagggAGAGGCTCCTACAGAAGAAGCTGCCGATGAGGTTGCTGATGAAGCTgctgccgaggaagaagctgctgccgctgaagctgccgctgccgaagctgctgctgccgaagctgctgccgccgaaGAAGCTGCTGCAAGAGAAGCTGCcgaagctgaagctgctgctattgctgctgctgaagaagatgaacttGCGAAACTAGAGGCAAAGAAAGCTCGGAAAGGCAAATTAGGGAGGAAAGATACCGAGAGGTATAACGTCCTTACCGAGAATATCACGAAGCGTGCCGAAGAGCAAGCTGCAAAGGAGGCTGAAGAGGCAGCAGCGAGAGAAGCTGAAGAGCAAGCAGCCAGAGAAGCCGAagaggctgcggctgcggctgccgAAGCTGCTGCAATTGCTGCCGCGGAAGACGAAGAACTCGCAAATCTGTCAGCAAAATGGGAAAGGCGAGGCAAGCTTGGTAGAAAAGACACAGAACGCTTCAAGCACTTGACCGAGAATGCAGCAAAGCGTGCTGAAGAGCAGGCTGCCAGGGAGGCCGAGgaagctgccgctgccggtGACGCTGAGGAGCCAGCCCCTGATGCCGCCGAGGAAGCCCCCGAAGTTGAGCCTGAGCCCGAAGAGATACCGGACGAGGAAGCTGAAGCCGAGCCTGCAGATGCCCCAGCTGAAGAGGTAGAGGACTCGGCCGCAGAGGaggccgcagccgcagctgCAGAGGAGGCTGCCGCAAGAGAGgctgctgaagctgaagcgaATGCCCTCATCgcggaagaggaagcagagCTTGCTgcattaataaagaaaaaagccaAGAAGGGAAAGTTGGGCCGCAAGGATACCGAACGCTTTAATCTCTTAACCGACAATGCAGAAAAGCGAGCTGAAGCTCAAGCAGCGAAggaggcagaagaagctgctgctgccgctgaagctgaagctgccacagcagaagaagcagccCCAGcggcagaagaagaagacgatgacgatgagttTGTGGATGCTGAAGAAGGGGAagctgaagaggaagatgctgTGGAAGATGCCGATCCTGAGGGAGtggccgaggaagaggcagaaCTAgaagccgacgacgatgctgctgagcccgagcccgagcccgagcccgaagaagaggatgccgaagctgccgctgccgctgccgaagcagaagctgccgccgctgcgGAGGCTGAAGCAAAGGCTGCCGCAATcgctgaagaagaagccgagctCGCAGCTTTAACCAAAAAGAAGGCGAAAAAGGGCAAGCTAGGTCGCAAGGATACAGAAAGGTTTAACATCTTGACTGAGAACGCCACTGCGCGCGCCGAGGAGCAAGCTGtaaaggaggccgaggaagctgaagaagctgcagccgccgccgccgaagctgaagaagccgctGCGAAAGAGGCTgaggaagcagaagcagaagcagaagcagaagcagaagcagaagcagccgcCGAGGCTGAAGCCAAAGCTATTGCGATcgctgaggaagaagccgagcTCGCAGCTTTAACTAAAAAGAAGGCGAAAAAGGGCAAGCTGGGCCGTAAGGATACTGAAAGATTCGCCATCCTGACCGAAAACGCCGCTGTCCGCGCTGAAGAACAAGCCGcaaaggaggctgaggaagctgctgctgctgctgctgaggctgaggctgaagcTGAGGAGGACGCCGAGGAAGTTGCCGAGGAAGCTGCCGAGGAAGCTCCTGAGGAAGCTCCTgaggaagttgaagaagaggaagccgaggaggaagccgaggaggacgTCGAGGCAGCTGAAGCAGATGCAAAGGAAGCTGAGGAACAAGCTGCCAGGGAGgctgcagaagcagaagcggcGGCCATcgctgaagaggaagaagccgagcTCGCAAAGCTGACAaggaaaaaggaaaagaagggcAGACTAGGCCGTAAGGACACTGAACGGTTTGACCTCCTGACTGAAAATATCGCCAAGCGCGCGGAGGAACAAGCTGCGAAGGAGGccgaagctgctgctgccgctgccgaagctgaagaagctaTCGAGGAACCAGAGGAGGCGGCTgaagaaggtgaagaagaaggcgaggatgtcgaagaggctgaggaggaggttgaggaagcGGCCGAGGAAGCAGCCGAGGAGGCCGGggaagatgaagctgaagccgaagcggctgcggctgcggctgcagcTGCAAGAGCTGAGGCAGAAGCTGCGGCGATtgctgaagaagaggccgaaCTCGCAAAATTGAGAAGgaaaaaggagaagaagggtagGCTCGGCCGCAAGGATACTGAACGATTTGACCTCCTTACTGCGAATGCAGCTAAGCGTGCAGAggaagctgctgctgccgctgctgccgctgctgttgAAGccgaagctgaagaagctgaggaggagggagaggcgGATGAGGAACCGGCCGAAGAGGcggctgaagaggatgaagaggcagcTGGGGAAGCTGGAGAGGTTGCAGAAGAGGCGGCCGATGCCGAAGCCGACGCAGAGGCGGAGGCAGAGGCAGCAGCTGCTGCGGAAGCCGCTGCTAAAGCGGAAGCAGAAGCTGCGGCAATCGCTGAAGAAGAGGCGGAGTTTGCAAAATTGACAAGGAAAAAGGAGAAAAAGGGTAGACTTGGCCGCAAGGACACCGAAAGATTTGACCTCCTTACTGCGAATGCAGCCAAGCGTGCGGAggaagctgctgctgctgccgaagccgaggcggctgctgccgctgaagCTGAGGAAGCCGCAGCAAGGGAGgctgctgaagctgaagaggttgccgccgccgaggccgcagcagcagaagaagccGCTGCGAGGGAAGCCGCTGAGGCCGAAGCCGCTGCAGTTGCTGAAGCCGAAGCAGCAGAGCTCGAGGCCCTGAATGCAAAGAAGGCCAGAAGGGGTAGACTGGGTAGGAAGGATACAGAGAGGTTCAGGGTCTTGGAAGAGAGAGCAGCTGAAAGAGCCGAAGAACTAGCTGCGAAggaggctgcggctgcggctgctgctgcagaaGCTGCTGCCCAGGCCGCTGACGCTGAgtctgaggaagaagaggaagaagaagaagaagaagaggaagaggaagaagaggaagaagaggaagcagaagcagaggcagAAGCTGGAGCAGAAGCTGAACCAGTGGCTGAACCAGAAGCTGAGgctgaagctggagaagctaCCGAAGACGAATCGGAAGCAGAATCGAAGGCAGAAGCTGGCGAAGCCGCTGGGGATGAATCGGAAGATGAATCAgaggcggaggcggaagaggaagcagagGGGGTTGTAgaagcagcaccagcagagGCGGAAGAACCGGCGACGAAAGAGGTAGCGGAAGcagagggggaggaggatgaggatgaagacgacgaagatgaagacgaggatgaagatgaggactcGGACGAAGATTCGGAtgccgacgaggaagccgaagagaaggaagccgacgaggaagccGCTGAAGCTGCCAAGGGAGAGGCTGGTGAAGAACCcgcggaagaagaagctgtcgTGGAAGCTGTGGAAGAAGCCCCTGCTGCGGAGGAAGTCGCTGAAGAAGAGCCCGTTGAAGAGGTCGCCGAGGAGGCTGCTCGAGAAGTCGATGAAGCAGCCGAGGAAGAGCTAAAGGAACCTGAACCCGAACCTGAGGCGGCGGCTCCCGAGGTCATTGAAGTGGTCGACATGACGCCGAAGAAGCCCAGGAGGAGTCGGAAGAAGACGCGAGGTGAGGGACCGCCGCCTCCACCTGTCCCGGATCCGCCGATTACACCTCCCCCCGAGATCAAGCATTCCCGAAGGGAACGACCCAAGCTCCATCGTGAAGGCACATCGTGGGGAAAGCGAACCTCGATgccaagagaagaaaaggagaGATCGTCCAAGTCTAGGTCGAGCAAGCCCAGACGTGAAGAGAAGTCATCCTCGAAGGGGTCATCCTCCGACAAAGTTGAGAAGACTCCATCACGGTCCCGAACGACAGGTCTCTTTAGTACGCCGCCAATTACTCGCTCATCCACCATGTACGAGAAGAGACCCAGCGTTATGAGCAAACGCCGTCACTCTACGGGAGCCCGTGGCCTTGCATCGCCACCTCCCGACGAGGCAAGCAAGGTCGCGGACGAATCCACCAGACGTCGCAGGTCGCACAAGTCACGATCgcgagaggatgatgatgtcgtcatGGTCGACGCCGAGGCAGACAGGCGTGAGCGTCGCCGACGATCAAAGCGCGCCCGTGAAGAAGACGTGGTCATGGTCGAGTCGGGTGGTCCTTCAGACACACCTCTCCAGCGAGGTGCTTCGAGTGCGAAGAAGCCTTCAGGCTTTTCCAGCCTGTTCACTGGCCTAATGACACCCAAAACCGAACGTCCTGACCCCCTCCGTCGCCGTAGCACCTACGCAACAACTGACGATGAGGCCTTGCGCAGtgccaagatggatggagatgCTGTAGTGATCGACGCTGACCGCGAAGCTAGACGGGCGGCTCGGAGGGCTAGACGGGCTGAGCGCGAAGCTGCAGGTGACCCTGAGCGTGGGGACGAAGAGGCACGTCGTGCTCGGGATGAAGCACGGCGTGAGCGGCACCGTCGAcgcgatgacgacgatgaaatACGGAGACatgaggagagggaggcaCGTCGGGCTGAGAGGCGAGCTGCTCGTCAACAgcgtgaggaggaggaaagacGAGTCGAAGAAGAGCGGCGAATGGAAGAGGATCGGGAAGCTCGAAGGGCGGAACGCCGACGTCTACGCAAAGAACAAGAGGCTGCAGCTGCAGCCGCTGCTGCGgagcaggaagaagaagagatgcGACGAGCCGCAAGACGAGAGCGGCGACGTGAACGCCAAGTTTACGCATCGGAAGACGACTCTGAACGACGCCGGCGACGAGAAGCTAGAAGAGCGGCTCGTGCTACTGAGGTACCCGAGGCAGCCGAGGTagctgaggaagaagaagtatATCGTCGAAGAAGCCACAGGCACGCCGAGCAGTCAGCCGATGAGTATGGACAACGGAGATCTCGACGTCGTGAGGAAAGACGGGGCTCGGCCTGGCCACATTCAGGAACGTCGTCCTGGGTCAAGGATCACACGGATGCGCCTCCTCCACCCGAAACACCTGTTGAAGAGGCGGCGCCCGAACCCGAGCCGGAGCCGGTGGACGATGAACAAGCACGACGCGAAGCGCGCCGAGCCCGTCATCGAGCCAAGTATGGAGACGGGACGCCAGATGACACAGATGACCAACGTCGACGGCGGGCAAGGCGAGAAGATCGCGATAGGGGCGGCGACAGAGATAGAGATCGCGACAGGGACCGAGACCGGTACCGCGACAGGCGGCTACAGGGCTCAGAGGGGAGCGACGAGCGTCACCACAGCCGACGCAACTCGGGATTCGTGGAGGCAACACCACGAACACCCTGGTGGAAGAAGATTGCAGGATGAGGGATGAACGATGCATGAGTGTCCTTTCGAGCGAGCGTGTTTCTGAGTGTCCTTTTTGATTACGACAAGCACGATTGACTACTACCTACGACCATCTACCTATTACCTACCcccctacctacctatctaCGTACATCACGACACGACGACCAACTCAACATGAATGGCAGCCTAGCCTAGCATCAGGATTATATCACGACGGGAGAGCGGTGGAGATTCCCTCTTTGCATTTCCTGGGTTTCTTGGGTTTGTTTTGGAACGGAGCATTGCAGGATGTGTGTGTTTGGCTTGGTTAATTTGGATTTTGCGCATATGGATGGACATATGGATACCTATGTACTTGGTCCATGTATGCTTGAGCAGACACTTGTTCCCCTGACGGCCCAGGGGACAAGGTGACTGCCGGGCAACATGTATACCTATACCCGTTTGTGAAGTAGTGTGAGATTTAGAGTGTATCGATGCATTGTACAGCCGCGGGATGGCTGAGAACTGTTGTGTTTGGATTGTATGAGcgagtgatgatgatgatttgGGAGCTACAATGATAGTAGCGGGCAGAAGTGAAGTGTTGACTCGAGTTTAATAGCAATAAATGAATAACAACTATATGAATCACCTATGAATAAACAATCATTCTCATGCAATTAACCCATCTTTGTCCTCCCTTGAGAGAGAGTCGCGACGGTCAGCTACATGGATTCATTGTAGACAGGGTACAGTATCACCTTGGCACACCTCATCTCGAGGGAGGGACCCGACAGCTACCAGCTGAACCACTGAAAGCTTCTTTCTGGACAACAGTTTAAATGTTTTCCATTTACAAAGAAACTCGACAATATTTCCTTACTTTTCCATCTTTTTTTGGTAGTTGGTCGATTAGATAATTCAAGTCAACACGGACGCAAGGGCGCCTCCATTTATAGCACGAGGTAGATCCCTACACGTTGCCGTTGCCGGTCTCACTccactacctacctacctacccacGCAATCCCCAGTCGCACGCTGACGacacctcaacaccaacatccaCTACTTGTGCTCCTGCCTACCCACCATCACGACGACAGCCACGATCGCCTCGATACGACCACGACGCTCGCTACCGCCGCAGCAGACACGACCGATGAGGTGACCATTAGCACCAACGTCAACCAGTTGACGATCCACGAGCTACAGCAACTGGCCGCTTCTTCAACATGACTGCGCCGGGCAAGGGGTCGCGATGGGGGGCCTTCCTCTCCTCGGCCTTTGAGGGCGTAGAGAATCGCCTCGATAActtgcttgatgaggaggagcatcAAAAGTCCCAGGGACAGCCGTATCACCAGCAGCAGGGAATGACGGTGCCGCAGCCATCACCGAGCCCCAAGCCTGCCACCTCTGGTACGTCGCTCTCTTTGTCTACTCCTGCTCTTCTCTCCTAGCGGTGTCCTGTTTGTTCTCGTTGCTGTGATCACTCGCTGATTCCTGATTCCACGACAGCTCCTGCCCACAAACCAAACCGCGCCAATGATCGTCTACAAGCTAggctggccaaggccatggcctcgagaaCCTCACAATCCTCCCCCCGAAGCTCCATCGACACTGCCCGTGGCTCGGTGGATAAGGAGCGCCCTGCCAGTACAGAACCGGTGATCACCAAACCTGCACCCGAAACACCAGAGCCCACGGCTGCTGAGCCTCAACCTCAGCTATCCGAGCCCTTGTCCGCTGCCGAAACTCCTCCCGTTCCTACAGAAGATGCTGCGGCCACTTCGAAGGAGGACGAAAACGACCAAGAAGTTCCGAAGCCAGCTGCCTCCGAGCAGGCCACTGACGATTCCATTCCCAAAATTCATACACCAGACTACCCAGCACCAGATGAGCCTGCAGTTCAGCCCGAACACGCCATTCAAGAGCAGCATGACGAGAAACCCGCCGAGATACCGAAGCCCGACACTGAAACCCCAACCGAGACTGTGCAAAATGGCCAAGACGTGAACCAAGTCAATGCCCATCGAGAGGAAATTCAGGAATACATTGAACAAATAGACTCGCTACAGGCCAAGATACAATATCTATCGAAGAATGCTGCAGAAGCCGCCAAAAAGGCAGCCAATGATGCTCCTGCAGGGAGCGAAGAACGCAAACTCGCCGAAAAAGACGAGAAGATTGCTCTACTGCTGGAAGAAGGACGAAAGCTCTCTACTTCGGAGCAAAAATACCGAAACACAATCCGAAAGCTGCGGTCACAAATCGTAGAAAACGAGAAGCAAGTCAACGAGCttaagaagggcaaggagaaaGCCTTGTCTGAGGCCGAGTCGCTACGTAACCGTGTTAACAGCAAGGAGGAGCAAGAGAAACGAAACGAGGAAGTGCGAAAAGCAAGTGCTGCTCTCCAAAAGGAGATCGACACactgaagaaggagaaggcggcCAAGGATGAGGCCTACAGGCGCCTAGAGCAAGATTCTAAGACCAAGGCGGAGCAGGCACAGATCGCTCATGCTGAGGCCCTCAACAAGGCATTGGCTGCTGAAAAGAAGCGGCAGACGGAGCTTGAGGAGACAATCGCAACATTACGAGCAGAAAAGGAGGCATTGGCCGAGAAGGCGCGTCTAGATGAGATAGATTGGCAGGCTAAGCTTGATCGAGCAGTTGAACGCGGCCGCAACGTCGAGGAAGAGCTCAAACTGGAGCTGAGGGCGGCCGAGAGCAAGCTCGAGGCCATGCGAGTagcagctgaagaagcgTCCTCGGGCTCAGGAGGA
This region includes:
- a CDS encoding TMF-TATA-bd domain-containing protein codes for the protein MTAPGKGSRWGAFLSSAFEGVENRLDNLLDEEEHQKSQGQPYHQQQGMTVPQPSPSPKPATSAPAHKPNRANDRLQARLAKAMASRTSQSSPRSSIDTARGSVDKERPASTEPVITKPAPETPEPTAAEPQPQLSEPLSAAETPPVPTEDAAATSKEDENDQEVPKPAASEQATDDSIPKIHTPDYPAPDEPAVQPEHAIQEQHDEKPAEIPKPDTETPTETVQNGQDVNQVNAHREEIQEYIEQIDSLQAKIQYLSKNAAEAAKKAANDAPAGSEERKLAEKDEKIALLLEEGRKLSTSEQKYRNTIRKLRSQIVENEKQVNELKKGKEKALSEAESLRNRVNSKEEQEKRNEEVRKASAALQKEIDTLKKEKAAKDEAYRRLEQDSKTKAEQAQIAHAEALNKALAAEKKRQTELEETIATLRAEKEALAEKARLDEIDWQAKLDRAVERGRNVEEELKLELRAAESKLEAMRVAAEEASSGSGGDIKLIRHIETLQSQYASASENWQGIEASLLTKAANLEKERDEAQRRESEMRKKARDSASRCKRLEDELQDVSPALTTAQQELETCREQLATLRTQHKTTETALEQARADLEKQQRAASREISVEVERRQWADEVTTPRTQSRPDSPLLSVPRTFSSDLIGLPVPGRAPRRVPTPGSQPDSAGEGFFFGRRMSSQPPIRPSALSTGGPMMPPLSPFEPPSESPRAASPPPERDFGLEDGDPSSPRNVAQDMISVSTVGAGPSVQLVERMSAAIRRLEAEKVAAKEEMARVCSQRDEARSDMVGLMKELETGKSATARVTQLEAEVEDLNSRYQTTLEMLGEKSELVEELKADVQDVKEMYRELVERTVK